The Mycoplasmopsis gallinacea genome includes a window with the following:
- a CDS encoding alpha-amylase family glycosyl hydrolase, whose amino-acid sequence MKFLNLVKQFLWEWQYKKIVEKQKRNFFANWDNPKYFDKKWNLDYKNIDIKDRSVQNNFKTIGSNVVYQVLVYNFADGNNDGIGDFIGLKNKIPYFVNLKVDQLWLSPIHPSTSYHGYSVIDFCDVAEQLGGMNAFLDFLDEAHKNGIKVYLDMVFNHTSYEHPWFQKALLGDKKYENFYRFTEDFCDEDIKTDTNTHRKRYPNLNQNIFGTNKKFLGRFWAGMPDLNLDNPEVIDQLIAIQKFWVSLGVDGFRYDAYAEYFSSEIETKNNFNESKIFALLRKESEKINPNIFMFGEWLEDGIKALEYSKFNDEKALDTSYDGMHWKEKIDVRISYENLLNLVNKYSQNSSDWMPFLSNHDVMRWLDNYRQKFLKIKENKLLKKKPSASEIDALKIAIFVLLAMPARPILYYGDELGYFGTRTYGDPALREPMIWNNKNEICQIQETKIDSLKSKVLATSALTLPYVEENISKKDSVYELIKFLNELRIKYPFLSLTDSTTLDDPKEYVDCEDYSSVIIRKHKNTILMFVYKNDFSENHIVRKISRKYNFKLIYSYKCINRTWGIEMNKNSMAIFELKRK is encoded by the coding sequence ATGAAATTTCTTAATTTAGTAAAACAATTTTTATGAGAATGACAATATAAAAAAATAGTTGAAAAACAAAAGCGAAATTTTTTCGCAAATTGAGATAATCCAAAATATTTTGATAAAAAATGAAATTTAGATTATAAAAATATTGATATTAAAGATAGAAGCGTTCAAAATAATTTTAAAACAATAGGTAGTAATGTTGTTTATCAGGTTTTAGTCTATAATTTTGCAGACGGAAACAATGATGGAATTGGTGATTTTATTGGTTTAAAAAACAAAATTCCTTATTTTGTGAATTTAAAAGTGGATCAACTTTGATTAAGTCCGATCCATCCTTCAACTAGCTATCACGGTTATTCTGTTATTGATTTTTGTGATGTTGCCGAGCAATTAGGTGGAATGAATGCTTTCTTAGACTTTTTAGATGAAGCACATAAAAACGGAATCAAAGTTTATTTAGATATGGTTTTTAATCACACTTCATATGAACATCCTTGATTCCAAAAAGCATTATTAGGAGATAAAAAATACGAAAATTTTTATCGCTTTACAGAAGACTTTTGCGATGAAGATATAAAAACAGACACAAATACACATCGTAAAAGATACCCAAATTTAAATCAAAATATTTTTGGAACCAACAAAAAATTTCTTGGTCGCTTTTGAGCAGGTATGCCTGATTTAAATTTAGATAATCCTGAAGTTATTGATCAACTTATTGCAATTCAAAAATTCTGAGTTTCACTTGGTGTAGATGGTTTTAGATATGATGCATATGCTGAGTATTTTTCAAGTGAGATAGAGACAAAGAACAATTTTAATGAAAGTAAAATTTTTGCACTTTTAAGAAAAGAAAGTGAAAAAATAAACCCAAATATTTTTATGTTTGGTGAATGACTTGAAGATGGAATAAAAGCATTAGAATATTCAAAATTTAATGATGAAAAAGCACTTGATACAAGTTATGATGGAATGCATTGAAAAGAAAAAATAGATGTAAGAATAAGTTATGAAAATTTATTAAACTTAGTTAATAAATATAGTCAAAATAGTAGCGATTGAATGCCTTTTTTATCAAATCACGATGTTATGAGGTGACTTGATAATTATCGACAAAAATTTTTAAAAATTAAAGAGAATAAGTTATTAAAGAAAAAACCAAGCGCTAGTGAAATTGATGCATTAAAAATAGCAATTTTTGTTCTTTTAGCAATGCCAGCAAGACCTATTTTGTATTACGGAGATGAACTTGGTTATTTTGGAACAAGAACATATGGGGATCCAGCATTGAGAGAGCCAATGATTTGAAATAATAAAAATGAAATTTGCCAAATTCAAGAAACAAAAATAGATTCATTGAAATCGAAAGTTCTTGCCACAAGTGCTCTAACTTTACCTTACGTTGAGGAAAATATTTCTAAAAAAGATTCCGTTTATGAATTAATTAAATTTTTGAATGAATTAAGAATAAAATATCCATTTTTATCACTTACCGATTCTACAACACTTGATGATCCAAAAGAATATGTAGATTGCGAAGACTATTCAAGCGTTATTATTAGAAAACACAAAAATACAATTTTGATGTTTGTGTATAAAAATGATTTTTCAGAAAATCATATTGTTAGAAAAATTTCAAGAAAATATAATTTCAAGTTAATTTACAGTTATAAATGTATAAACAGAACTTGAGGAATTGAAATGAATAAAAATAGTATGGCTATTTTTGAATTAAAAAGGAAGTAA
- a CDS encoding ABC transporter permease subunit: MSNLGKIDKDLFLRAKAKINDNLKRELNSHKIAYQNKIKVLKDSISNLNFAKSMTKMLKKELSKLRKSKNQLLKYAKDFEYSLTKTTDELETKKDKIKNLINKTALDEHELFKKYAIFSIILIYIQKNEDREFKIDKIKQYLVDAEVNFISKLNNPDQFFKDIYLQLEQKRSSFLENQSLLKEKYLKSYKLQKQLYENEKYNIKLSAKQKILELEFDYNEKLTSSRKKVYEYRDAAKEKIEKHKQEILNVESKNISYLKQLKSSGKVNVKNLKIAYKNNLKNISTKAIEHIQNNFAEFLNNKFEDKNYASLFLENKNLNLVLKSASSEDSILINIAYKYYFSKANLYAVKKEYKNLFKAKFLEKQSAILSKYTYEGKFKKEVSVALNEYVIDSDSTRLKFLNEKIEAIYELEKLKITNAFETEKENYKNKKQILKKEYKNKLKELIVKKKNKEISEQAVKNKKTEYKILYKEALYSLKLESNVSKNKEILKTSFWRKLAENKVNRKIKESKINEAQKTIPTECIKSIKFWAFILGFILPGLPEIIFFKQYLKGAILLIASTLIYSLIIPFTFGAYWDKMGGIPGLSDLGASVHHLTKNNYNFADARYYLFGGVISVILFVMSFIYLLVSAIGAYRVAKYMQQGSRPSLWSHTKYWLNTSGFPWMISLVGWILMIFIVATPVITSVLISFTNYGFNHEAPTKIVEWVGLKQWGSWWTYRKLDLITSISHVITWTLIWTVFSTLIPIGLGIIIAILNNNSRIKGKKIFRLIFILPWAIPAFVTLTFLRNSFQAGDTSYINLILLKLGIISKSVDWLNKISTARILVILVQTWIGYAWIFMLVTGNLQSISKDIYEAGSVDGGKNRQLFWYLTLPSLLASIAPMLIGQFVGAFNNFTTISLFTGGGPLYENSTFFKEGATDIIISWVYKFTTGAIQLDGNQAFAAALVTLASLFSIALAARGFIKSMSRRD, translated from the coding sequence GTGTCAAACTTAGGAAAAATTGATAAAGACTTGTTCTTAAGAGCCAAAGCAAAAATTAACGATAATTTAAAGCGTGAATTAAATAGTCATAAAATTGCATATCAAAACAAAATTAAAGTTTTAAAAGACTCAATAAGCAATTTAAACTTTGCTAAAAGTATGACAAAAATGCTTAAGAAAGAATTATCTAAGCTTAGAAAAAGTAAAAATCAGTTACTTAAATATGCTAAAGATTTTGAATATTCGCTTACTAAAACAACTGATGAACTCGAAACAAAAAAAGATAAAATAAAAAACTTAATTAATAAAACTGCTCTCGATGAACATGAGTTATTTAAAAAATACGCTATTTTTTCAATTATTTTAATTTACATTCAAAAAAATGAAGATCGAGAATTCAAAATCGATAAAATCAAACAATATTTAGTCGATGCTGAGGTTAACTTTATAAGTAAATTGAATAATCCGGATCAATTTTTCAAAGATATTTATTTACAATTGGAACAAAAAAGATCTTCCTTTTTAGAAAATCAATCACTTTTAAAAGAAAAATATTTAAAAAGTTATAAATTACAAAAACAACTTTACGAAAACGAAAAGTACAACATAAAACTTTCAGCAAAACAGAAAATTTTAGAGCTTGAATTTGACTATAATGAAAAATTAACTTCAAGCAGAAAAAAAGTATATGAATATAGAGATGCAGCAAAAGAAAAAATTGAAAAGCATAAACAAGAAATTTTAAATGTTGAAAGTAAAAATATTTCTTACTTAAAACAACTTAAAAGTAGTGGAAAAGTTAATGTAAAAAATCTTAAAATTGCTTATAAAAACAATTTAAAAAATATAAGTACTAAGGCAATTGAACATATACAAAATAATTTTGCAGAATTTTTAAATAATAAATTCGAAGATAAAAATTATGCTTCTTTATTTTTGGAAAATAAAAATCTTAATTTGGTTTTAAAATCCGCTTCAAGTGAAGACTCAATTTTAATTAATATTGCTTATAAATATTATTTCAGCAAAGCCAACTTATATGCTGTTAAAAAAGAATATAAAAATCTTTTTAAAGCTAAATTTCTAGAAAAACAGTCTGCAATACTTTCTAAATATACTTATGAAGGAAAATTCAAAAAAGAAGTTTCTGTGGCTTTAAATGAATATGTAATAGACAGCGATTCAACTAGATTAAAATTTTTAAATGAAAAAATTGAAGCTATATATGAGCTTGAAAAACTCAAAATTACTAATGCATTTGAAACTGAAAAAGAAAATTATAAAAATAAAAAACAAATTCTTAAAAAAGAATATAAAAATAAATTAAAAGAATTAATAGTTAAAAAGAAAAATAAAGAAATTTCTGAACAAGCTGTTAAAAACAAAAAAACAGAGTATAAAATTTTATATAAAGAAGCTCTTTATTCTTTAAAACTTGAATCAAATGTTTCTAAAAATAAAGAAATTTTGAAAACAAGTTTCTGAAGAAAACTTGCTGAAAATAAGGTTAATCGAAAAATAAAAGAAAGCAAAATTAATGAAGCTCAAAAAACTATCCCAACAGAGTGTATTAAATCAATTAAATTTTGAGCCTTTATTTTAGGATTTATTTTACCTGGGCTTCCTGAAATTATCTTCTTTAAGCAATATTTAAAAGGTGCTATTTTACTTATTGCTTCTACTTTAATTTATTCACTAATAATTCCATTTACATTTGGTGCTTATTGAGATAAAATGGGTGGGATTCCTGGTCTTAGCGACCTTGGTGCTAGTGTGCACCATTTAACGAAAAATAACTATAATTTTGCCGATGCTCGTTATTATCTTTTTGGTGGTGTTATTTCAGTTATTTTATTTGTAATGAGTTTTATTTACTTACTAGTTAGTGCAATTGGTGCTTATAGAGTTGCTAAATATATGCAACAAGGTTCAAGACCAAGTTTATGAAGTCATACTAAATATTGATTAAATACTAGTGGTTTCCCTTGAATGATTTCTCTTGTTGGGTGAATTTTAATGATTTTTATCGTCGCAACTCCAGTTATCACTTCTGTTCTTATTTCATTTACAAATTACGGATTTAATCACGAAGCTCCTACAAAAATTGTCGAATGAGTTGGGCTTAAACAATGAGGAAGCTGATGAACTTATCGTAAACTTGATTTAATTACATCTATTTCTCACGTAATTACATGAACATTAATTTGAACAGTATTTTCAACTCTTATTCCAATTGGATTAGGAATTATAATCGCTATTTTAAATAATAATAGTCGAATCAAAGGTAAAAAAATATTTAGATTAATCTTTATTTTACCATGAGCTATACCGGCTTTTGTTACTCTTACATTTTTAAGAAACTCTTTCCAAGCTGGTGATACAAGTTATATTAACCTAATTCTTCTAAAATTAGGAATAATTAGTAAATCAGTTGACTGACTAAATAAAATCAGTACAGCAAGAATTTTGGTTATTTTAGTTCAAACATGAATTGGTTATGCTTGAATATTTATGTTAGTAACTGGTAATTTACAATCAATTTCTAAAGATATTTATGAAGCAGGTTCAGTTGATGGTGGAAAAAATAGACAATTATTCTGATATTTAACTCTTCCATCTCTTTTAGCTTCTATTGCCCCAATGTTGATAGGTCAATTTGTTGGTGCATTTAACAACTTCACCACAATTTCTCTTTTCACAGGTGGTGGACCACTTTACGAAAATTCAACTTTCTTTAAAGAAGGTGCTACTGATATTATTATTTCATGAGTATATAAATTCACAACTGGTGCAATCCAACTCGATGGAAACCAAGCTTTTGCAGCTGCACTTGTAACACTTGCATCATTATTTAGTATTGCTCTTGCTGCTCGTGGATTTATTAAATCAATGTCAAGGAGGGATTAA
- a CDS encoding sugar ABC transporter permease encodes MFNLFRNSFYKSNANKIRINERKLAPKRINFNESDYKPPTTMEIIWLFFNYLILIFWALIILFPIISLVIAAFNTNNPRYIAITPFKFGFDNFSYLFSSERSLFLRWYGNTLYISVLTMLISTSVVALNAYAYSRFKFAGSKHSLTIIMFLQMIPATSSLITLFMLVKLGDSVGISPVSMLVIIYSGGAISANTFMLKSYLDTVSKELDDSGKIDGCNNWGLFFRILLPVIRPALIMVALWSFLTPFTDVILPKFVLIENSDKTLPIGLDTFLNAEPKHINAGAYAAGSLLASLPAFCLFMYLQKYIVGGLSDGAVKG; translated from the coding sequence ATGTTTAATTTATTTAGAAATTCTTTTTATAAAAGCAACGCAAACAAAATTAGAATTAATGAACGAAAATTAGCACCTAAAAGAATTAATTTTAATGAATCAGACTATAAACCTCCTACAACAATGGAAATAATTTGATTGTTTTTTAATTATTTAATTTTAATTTTTTGAGCTTTAATTATTTTATTTCCTATTATTTCGCTTGTTATTGCTGCCTTCAATACTAATAATCCAAGGTATATTGCAATTACACCTTTTAAATTTGGTTTTGATAATTTCAGTTATCTTTTTAGTTCTGAACGTAGTTTATTTTTAAGATGATATGGAAATACTTTGTATATCTCGGTTCTTACAATGCTTATTTCTACATCTGTAGTTGCGCTTAATGCTTATGCATATTCGAGATTTAAATTTGCTGGTTCTAAGCACTCTCTTACAATCATTATGTTCTTGCAAATGATTCCCGCAACTTCATCATTAATTACTTTGTTTATGCTTGTAAAATTAGGAGATTCAGTTGGTATCTCTCCTGTTTCTATGTTAGTGATTATTTACTCTGGTGGTGCAATTTCAGCTAATACATTTATGCTTAAAAGTTACCTTGATACAGTAAGTAAAGAGCTTGATGATTCAGGAAAAATCGATGGATGTAATAACTGAGGATTATTTTTCAGAATTTTACTCCCAGTTATTAGACCTGCTCTTATAATGGTGGCTCTTTGATCATTTTTAACACCGTTTACAGATGTTATCTTGCCTAAATTTGTTCTTATTGAAAACTCAGATAAAACACTACCTATTGGTTTAGATACATTTCTTAATGCTGAACCAAAACATATTAATGCAGGTGCTTATGCAGCAGGTTCTCTTCTTGCTTCACTCCCAGCGTTTTGCTTATTTATGTATCTTCAAAAATATATTGTTGGTGGTCTTAGTGATGGAGCCGTGAAAGGATAA
- a CDS encoding alpha-amylase family glycosyl hydrolase produces the protein MNNQKEQIQKLEEKMKLNINNITNLGAHFESNCIRVRALNLHSYSFELIIYDKKDTEKIIKEIDMNQINEFVSEAIISNEYEGHPYQFRVTFSEKNGNSIQKLALDPYAKSMVPFNWDGKEEKVGKGVFVNLKSPESGFELIEKSYKADKFIPKGYPSSSVYELHIRDFTSNIKNDSLEEKEIGTFKGAIKSNIFNYLDDLQFNVIQLLPIQSTYTVNDNDKKILEKGQGKGWTTNYNWGYDPHNYFSINGVYSTNPNDPYARIREFREFVQKAHEQGKAVILDVVFNHTMINEIFNNLDPITNYYYRNEAETKPVNLPPLASNRILVRKFIIDCLEYWVNEFQVDGFRFDLSSFLDKKTLIQAKEIFTKNSYKAHNGILHGEAWNFTDLTAETSWIKGKSDNEYQFGYFNDSIRNAIKGSDHSNDKGLVIKNDLDKFKSYVSQVVGGIKNYEFDNTIFSNDPYDLFTDYPKVSLSYNACHDGATLWDKINSSSNNLSFLERVNRYLQALILTYSVQGNVLNLAGTELLQSKPNDNSGMDAERSNKSNYPDELDDNPDDNSYATNSYKTTDFVNCLKWHHVNKLKTIDKKYNIAEILNSFIKTLNYLKIEKANFFNKENILDIKQNIKFLISDFEKGILIYEFKSNGTNGKYLIMHNFGENDFAFKHDDYELILNSKIDTKNNLGILETHSSKILFKNN, from the coding sequence ATGAATAATCAAAAAGAACAAATCCAAAAATTAGAAGAAAAAATGAAATTAAATATAAACAATATTACAAATCTTGGTGCACATTTTGAAAGTAATTGCATAAGAGTAAGAGCATTAAATTTACATTCTTACTCATTTGAACTCATTATTTATGATAAAAAAGATACAGAAAAAATTATCAAAGAAATTGATATGAATCAAATCAATGAATTTGTTTCTGAAGCAATAATTTCAAATGAATATGAAGGACATCCATATCAATTTAGAGTTACTTTTTCAGAAAAAAATGGTAATTCTATTCAAAAATTAGCACTAGATCCATATGCAAAATCTATGGTTCCATTCAATTGAGATGGTAAAGAAGAAAAAGTTGGTAAAGGTGTTTTTGTAAATTTAAAAAGTCCTGAAAGTGGTTTTGAATTAATAGAAAAAAGTTATAAAGCAGACAAATTTATACCTAAAGGATACCCGAGTTCTTCTGTATATGAATTACACATTAGAGACTTTACTTCAAATATAAAAAATGATTCATTAGAAGAAAAAGAAATTGGAACTTTTAAAGGTGCAATAAAATCAAATATTTTTAATTATCTAGATGATTTACAGTTTAATGTAATTCAATTGCTTCCAATTCAATCAACCTATACAGTAAATGATAATGATAAGAAAATTCTAGAAAAAGGGCAAGGAAAAGGATGAACAACTAATTATAACTGAGGATATGATCCGCATAATTATTTTTCAATAAATGGTGTTTATTCTACAAATCCTAATGATCCATATGCAAGAATTAGAGAATTTAGAGAATTTGTTCAAAAAGCTCATGAGCAAGGAAAAGCTGTTATTTTAGATGTAGTTTTTAACCATACTATGATTAACGAAATTTTTAATAATTTAGATCCAATTACAAATTATTATTATAGAAATGAAGCAGAAACTAAACCGGTTAATTTACCACCACTTGCGTCTAATAGAATTTTAGTAAGAAAGTTTATTATAGACTGCCTTGAATATTGAGTTAATGAATTCCAAGTTGATGGTTTTAGATTTGATTTATCTAGCTTTTTAGATAAAAAAACTTTAATTCAAGCAAAAGAAATTTTTACAAAAAATTCTTATAAGGCTCATAATGGGATTTTGCATGGAGAGGCTTGAAATTTTACAGATTTAACAGCAGAAACATCTTGAATAAAAGGGAAAAGCGATAATGAATATCAATTTGGATATTTTAACGATTCTATAAGAAATGCGATCAAAGGAAGCGATCATTCAAATGATAAAGGGCTTGTTATTAAAAATGATCTAGATAAGTTTAAATCATATGTATCACAAGTTGTGGGTGGAATTAAAAATTATGAATTTGATAACACAATTTTTAGTAACGATCCATATGATTTATTTACTGATTACCCAAAAGTATCGCTTAGTTACAACGCTTGTCATGATGGTGCTACTTTATGAGATAAAATAAATAGTTCTTCTAATAATTTAAGTTTTTTAGAAAGAGTAAATAGATATTTACAAGCATTAATATTAACTTACTCCGTTCAAGGAAATGTTTTAAATTTAGCAGGGACTGAATTGTTACAATCTAAACCAAACGATAATTCAGGGATGGATGCAGAAAGATCAAATAAAAGTAATTATCCAGATGAACTTGATGATAATCCTGACGATAATAGTTATGCAACCAATAGTTACAAAACAACAGATTTTGTAAATTGCCTAAAATGACATCATGTTAATAAATTAAAAACAATAGATAAAAAATATAACATTGCAGAAATTTTAAATAGTTTTATTAAAACATTAAATTATTTAAAAATCGAAAAAGCAAACTTTTTTAATAAAGAAAATATTTTAGATATTAAACAAAATATTAAATTTCTTATTTCAGATTTTGAAAAAGGGATTTTGATTTATGAATTTAAATCTAATGGAACTAATGGAAAATATTTAATTATGCATAATTTCGGTGAAAATGATTTTGCATTTAAACACGATGATTATGAGCTAATATTAAATTCTAAAATAGACACAAAAAACAATTTGGGCATTTTAGAAACACATAGTTCTAAAATATTATTTAAAAACAACTAA
- a CDS encoding ABC transporter ATP-binding protein produces the protein MWFKKENKNVDSNLDLDISSGFETIDLDKLVSEVGQVYKESNGAHINLVNISKKYEGNEKYTLDNINLEIKPGTFCIFLGPSGCGKTTLLRMIAGLNSITKGDLLFNNKRYNNLAPSERNIAMVFQSYALYPHMNVYNNISFGLKMAKERKDIIDRRVKDVAKILKIEDYLYRKPRDLSGGQRQRVAIGRAIARKPLVFLMDEPLSNLDAKLRESMRREIVNIHRMLNTTSIYVTHDQLEAMTMGDQIVVFNDGKIQQSGTGRDLYFKPANLFVAKFIGSPTMNTFDAIYQDGLIKYKNLFAFNVDKEVADKLNENQKLEIGFRSEDIKISSHFSENSIKGKINNIELIGKDQLIAVTIDSDTEFIINAPNDVFFNLYQEVYIEFVNSRIHIFDKESENRVN, from the coding sequence ATGTGATTTAAAAAAGAAAATAAAAATGTTGATTCTAATTTAGACCTTGATATTTCTAGTGGTTTTGAAACAATAGATTTAGATAAATTAGTTAGTGAAGTGGGACAAGTTTATAAAGAAAGTAATGGTGCTCATATTAATTTAGTAAATATTTCTAAAAAATATGAAGGTAATGAAAAATACACACTTGATAATATTAATTTAGAAATCAAACCAGGTACATTTTGTATCTTTTTAGGTCCATCTGGTTGTGGAAAAACAACCCTTCTTAGAATGATTGCAGGTCTTAACTCAATTACCAAAGGAGATCTTCTTTTTAACAACAAAAGATACAACAATTTAGCTCCTAGCGAAAGAAATATAGCAATGGTTTTCCAATCTTATGCTCTTTATCCACATATGAATGTATATAATAACATTTCATTTGGATTAAAAATGGCAAAAGAAAGAAAAGATATTATCGATCGAAGAGTTAAAGATGTTGCTAAAATTTTAAAAATTGAAGATTATCTTTATCGTAAACCCAGAGATCTTAGTGGTGGACAACGTCAAAGGGTAGCAATTGGTAGAGCTATTGCTCGTAAACCTCTTGTGTTCTTAATGGATGAACCGCTTTCAAACCTTGATGCAAAACTACGTGAAAGTATGCGTAGAGAAATAGTTAATATTCATAGAATGCTTAATACAACAAGTATTTACGTTACACATGATCAACTTGAAGCTATGACTATGGGAGATCAAATAGTTGTGTTTAATGATGGAAAAATTCAGCAAAGCGGAACAGGAAGAGACTTATATTTCAAACCTGCTAATCTATTTGTTGCAAAATTCATCGGTTCTCCAACAATGAATACTTTTGACGCAATTTATCAAGATGGTCTTATTAAATACAAAAATTTATTTGCTTTTAATGTTGATAAAGAAGTTGCTGATAAATTAAATGAAAATCAAAAATTAGAGATAGGTTTTAGAAGTGAAGATATTAAAATTTCTAGCCACTTCTCTGAAAATAGTATTAAAGGAAAAATTAACAATATTGAACTTATTGGTAAAGATCAACTTATTGCCGTAACTATTGATTCAGATACTGAATTTATAATTAATGCGCCAAATGATGTTTTCTTTAATTTATATCAAGAAGTTTATATTGAGTTTGTAAATTCGAGAATTCATATCTTTGACAAAGAAAGTGAAAATCGTGTCAACTAA
- a CDS encoding winged helix-turn-helix domain-containing protein — MSEIKEENKIKVNKTDIVAGYLIDLIQSGKVPVNKIMPSEHQLMYRFGCSRSVVIAAYSKLQTLGAVYSISKRGYFVAENFHNLVKPLSYLIGSDKCKGKEIIEGKKLPEWIFDKRIIFVEDFREFDKEYFKNDNLIGVSKYYISTKNLKENEVIDVEESLIDLLIDRNAISNIIYDLKYEDDPYFGFKKIVVVYFFGYDDDSISLSGKFWIHPDHFKFNHQEFSLKKVIK, encoded by the coding sequence ATGAGTGAGATTAAAGAAGAAAATAAAATAAAAGTTAATAAAACAGATATAGTTGCTGGGTATTTAATTGATTTAATTCAAAGTGGGAAAGTTCCTGTTAATAAAATAATGCCATCAGAACATCAACTCATGTATCGTTTCGGATGCTCTAGAAGTGTCGTTATTGCTGCATATTCAAAATTACAAACCTTGGGAGCTGTTTATTCAATTTCCAAAAGAGGATATTTTGTTGCTGAAAATTTCCATAATTTAGTTAAACCTCTAAGTTATTTGATAGGTTCAGACAAATGTAAAGGGAAAGAAATTATTGAAGGGAAAAAACTTCCTGAATGAATCTTTGACAAAAGAATTATTTTTGTGGAAGACTTTAGAGAATTTGATAAAGAATATTTTAAAAATGACAATTTAATTGGTGTTTCTAAATATTACATTTCAACAAAAAATTTAAAAGAAAATGAAGTTATTGATGTGGAAGAATCGCTAATTGATTTGCTAATTGATCGTAATGCAATAAGTAATATTATTTATGATTTAAAATATGAAGATGATCCTTATTTTGGGTTTAAAAAAATTGTTGTTGTTTATTTTTTCGGATACGATGATGACTCAATTAGTTTATCTGGAAAATTTTGAATTCACCCCGATCATTTTAAATTTAATCATCAGGAATTTTCTTTAAAAAAAGTAATTAAATAA
- a CDS encoding ROK family protein — MKKATIDIGGTNTRFAIFEDNKIVFKEKFLTNKNNYKETLDKLIELINFHNIENLALCIPGPANYKDGIVYETPNLPSWTNLDVKNYLLSRAKINKIIFQNDANAMAYAAHKKYNDAANGYTQFFTISTGFGAGLVIEDKIINGFNFQAQEIAKMPTGNKLDNYYHLSPYAAELYVSGTGFELQAKSQGLQKRAKEVLDDYHLGINYAVKIVENAIEALAKTMACSCALINPNLIVIGGTVAQNAPFIIQKAFVKLKEYVWKTQYDNLKLVIDDSGDDLALMGLDLLLENYL; from the coding sequence ATGAAAAAAGCAACAATTGATATAGGTGGAACAAATACTCGTTTTGCTATTTTTGAAGATAACAAAATTGTCTTTAAAGAAAAATTTTTAACCAATAAAAACAATTACAAAGAAACTTTAGATAAACTTATAGAATTAATAAATTTTCATAATATAGAAAATTTAGCACTTTGTATCCCTGGCCCTGCTAATTATAAAGATGGCATTGTTTATGAAACACCAAATTTACCAAGTTGAACCAATTTAGATGTTAAAAATTACTTGCTTTCTAGGGCAAAAATTAATAAAATAATTTTTCAAAATGATGCAAACGCAATGGCTTATGCAGCTCATAAAAAATACAACGATGCAGCAAATGGGTACACTCAATTTTTTACTATAAGCACAGGATTTGGTGCTGGTTTAGTTATTGAAGATAAAATAATTAACGGTTTCAATTTTCAAGCTCAAGAAATAGCTAAAATGCCTACAGGAAATAAGTTAGATAATTATTATCACCTTTCTCCTTATGCTGCTGAATTGTATGTATCTGGTACAGGTTTTGAACTGCAAGCAAAATCACAAGGATTACAAAAAAGAGCAAAAGAAGTGCTCGATGATTATCATTTAGGTATAAACTATGCTGTAAAAATAGTTGAAAACGCAATCGAAGCACTAGCAAAAACAATGGCTTGCAGTTGTGCGTTAATTAATCCAAATTTAATTGTAATTGGTGGCACTGTTGCTCAAAATGCACCTTTTATAATTCAAAAAGCTTTTGTTAAATTGAAAGAATATGTGTGAAAAACACAATATGATAATTTAAAATTAGTTATTGATGATAGTGGTGATGATTTAGCTTTAATGGGGCTTGATTTATTATTAGAAAATTATTTGTAG